A region from the uncultured Bacteroides sp. genome encodes:
- a CDS encoding phosphatase PAP2 family protein: MKFLFLLLLLILFDTGFSFAQEDTLRVMRKGNQSGVISASDSVSQNINRLNTMSPIDNLNDFNEGLLTTPYKGMTMSIDRSKKMAFFNSSYSRFIIPAALISYGALVHMNKSLRELDLSTEHEVGEHLSKTIPYDDYMQFVPAVAVYGLDFAGIKAKHNFRDRTMIMATSYLIMGVAVQGLKSTTHITRPDGSNKHSFPSGHTATAFAGAQILFKEYEDVSPWIGIGGYAVATATATMRVLNQKHWVSDVVTGAGIGILSTEISYALLPVWHKVFGIKEKNASLVVMPMVSTESLGAGLVYRF, encoded by the coding sequence ATGAAATTTCTTTTTCTACTCTTGTTACTGATTTTATTCGATACCGGGTTTTCTTTTGCACAAGAAGATACGCTTAGGGTGATGCGAAAAGGAAATCAATCGGGTGTAATATCTGCTTCTGACTCTGTGAGTCAAAATATAAATCGGTTAAACACAATGTCTCCGATCGATAATTTGAATGATTTTAATGAGGGATTGCTTACAACACCTTATAAAGGTATGACAATGAGCATTGACCGGTCTAAAAAAATGGCTTTTTTTAATTCTTCTTATTCACGCTTTATCATACCGGCTGCACTTATTTCTTATGGCGCATTGGTGCACATGAACAAGTCGTTGCGGGAGTTGGATCTGAGTACGGAGCACGAAGTGGGAGAGCATTTATCTAAAACGATTCCTTACGATGATTATATGCAGTTTGTTCCTGCTGTTGCTGTATATGGGTTGGACTTTGCGGGGATAAAGGCGAAACACAACTTTCGTGACAGAACGATGATAATGGCTACTTCTTATTTAATAATGGGAGTGGCAGTGCAGGGTTTGAAATCGACTACACACATTACTCGTCCGGATGGGTCGAACAAGCACTCTTTTCCTTCCGGGCACACCGCTACGGCATTTGCCGGAGCACAAATTCTTTTCAAGGAGTATGAAGATGTTTCTCCATGGATAGGAATTGGCGGATATGCTGTTGCAACGGCTACGGCCACAATGCGGGTACTCAACCAGAAACATTGGGTTAGCGATGTGGTTACAGGTGCGGGAATAGGTATTCTGAGTACTGAAATCAGTTATGCTCTTTTGCCCGTATGGCACAAAGTTTTCGGGATAAAAGAGAAGAATGCCAGTTTGGTGGTGATGCCGATGGTTAGTACGGAAAGCTTGGGGGCAGGGTTAGTTTATCGATTTTAG
- a CDS encoding NAD(+) synthase gives MNYGFVKVAAAVPRVKVADCKSNARQIENIIIEAEKEGVQIIVFPELCITGYTCADLFAQQLLVEEAEMALMQLSNNTRQLDIITILGMPVGVNSMLLNAAVVIQKGKILGVVPKTYLPNYKEYYEQRWFTSASTVVETSVRLCGEMVPLGANLLFEAFDTIFGIEICEDMWATIPPSSSLALQGAEILFNLSASNECIGKHAYRCSLISQQSARCIAGYVYASCGFGESTTDIVFAGNGLIYENGSILASSLRFSQEEQLIISEIDVERLRSERRMNTTFATNRAQFNIKAPIRIQAELVNSKELKLTRTFAAHPFVPQGEALKERCEEIFSIQVAALAQRMLHTSSKTAVIGISGGLDSTLALLVCIKTFDKLGLSRNGILGITMPGFGTTDRTYNNALNLMHSLGITIREIDIKAACMQHFADIGHDVNVHDVTYENSQARERTQILMDIANQTNGMVIGTGDLSELALGWTTYNGDHMSMYGINSSIPKTLVKYLVQWVAENEVDEASHTTLLDIVDTPISPELIPADENGNIQQKTEDLVGPYELHDFFLYYFMRFGFRPGKIFRLASVAFKYVYDDETIKKWLHTFFRRFFAQQFKRSCLPDGPKVGSISISPRGDWRMPSDASSDAWLQEIETL, from the coding sequence GTGAATTACGGATTTGTGAAAGTAGCCGCAGCAGTACCCCGGGTAAAGGTAGCAGACTGCAAGTCGAACGCCCGGCAAATAGAAAATATCATTATTGAAGCAGAAAAAGAAGGCGTACAAATAATCGTGTTCCCCGAACTATGCATCACCGGATATACCTGCGCAGACCTGTTTGCACAACAGTTACTGGTAGAAGAAGCCGAAATGGCCTTGATGCAGCTATCCAACAATACCCGCCAACTGGATATTATTACAATTCTCGGCATGCCCGTTGGGGTAAACTCTATGTTGCTCAATGCAGCAGTGGTCATTCAGAAAGGAAAGATACTGGGTGTAGTGCCCAAAACCTATTTGCCCAATTACAAAGAATATTACGAGCAACGCTGGTTTACTTCAGCCTCCACGGTAGTAGAAACCAGCGTACGTCTTTGTGGAGAAATGGTTCCTCTGGGAGCCAATCTTTTATTTGAAGCCTTCGACACCATCTTCGGTATTGAGATTTGTGAAGATATGTGGGCCACCATTCCGCCGAGCTCCTCCCTTGCTTTACAGGGAGCGGAAATACTCTTCAATCTATCGGCAAGTAACGAATGCATCGGCAAGCATGCCTATCGGTGTTCACTCATCAGCCAGCAATCGGCCCGATGCATTGCAGGCTATGTATATGCTTCGTGCGGTTTCGGTGAATCGACCACCGACATTGTCTTTGCAGGCAACGGACTAATCTACGAGAACGGTAGCATACTGGCTAGCAGTCTGCGTTTCTCTCAAGAAGAACAACTAATTATCAGTGAAATAGATGTAGAACGCTTACGTTCAGAGAGACGTATGAACACAACGTTTGCTACCAACAGAGCACAATTCAATATCAAAGCCCCCATCCGCATTCAGGCAGAGCTCGTTAATAGTAAAGAATTAAAGCTGACGCGTACCTTTGCTGCGCACCCGTTTGTTCCTCAAGGAGAAGCATTGAAAGAACGTTGCGAAGAAATTTTCTCCATTCAAGTAGCCGCATTGGCGCAGCGCATGTTGCACACTTCGTCGAAAACAGCCGTAATCGGCATCTCCGGCGGATTAGATTCTACACTGGCTCTATTGGTTTGCATCAAAACATTCGATAAGTTGGGACTTTCACGCAATGGCATCCTCGGAATCACCATGCCGGGCTTCGGCACTACCGACCGTACATATAATAATGCACTGAACTTGATGCATTCTTTGGGTATAACCATTCGTGAAATAGACATCAAAGCAGCATGCATGCAACACTTTGCTGATATCGGGCACGATGTGAATGTACACGACGTGACGTATGAAAACTCACAAGCAAGGGAGCGAACGCAGATTTTGATGGACATTGCCAACCAGACAAACGGAATGGTTATAGGCACAGGAGATTTATCGGAATTGGCATTGGGATGGACTACCTATAATGGCGACCACATGTCTATGTATGGTATAAATTCGAGCATACCCAAAACATTGGTTAAGTACCTTGTACAGTGGGTGGCCGAGAACGAAGTAGACGAAGCATCGCACACCACCTTATTGGATATAGTAGATACGCCCATCAGCCCCGAACTTATTCCGGCCGATGAAAACGGAAACATTCAACAGAAAACAGAAGACCTTGTAGGACCCTATGAGCTGCACGACTTCTTCCTCTACTACTTCATGCGTTTCGGATTCCGACCGGGCAAAATATTCCGCCTTGCCTCCGTCGCATTCAAGTATGTGTACGATGATGAAACCATAAAGAAATGGTTACACACATTCTTCCGCCGTTTCTTTGCTCAACAATTTAAACGTTCTTGCTTGCCGGACGGACCAAAAGTAGGAAGCATCTCTATCAGCCCCCGCGGCGATTGGCGCATGCCCAGTGATGCATCATCAGATGCCTGGTTGCAAGAGATTGAAACCCTGTAG